The DNA window TATAATTAATAGGGTTGCTCCCCAGATAGAAATACCAGAGAACATCACTATCGCTTTAAAAGCTGTTGCAGTTGCACTAGCTATAATATGGGTTGTGACGGCTATTGCATCCACTATTAGGGAGAGGCTATCACCGATTATGGGGAATAAGGTATACCATATATCATCCCTCATAAAGATCACAGGATATATAATAGCAATCATAGCTGCTATCGGCATAGCTGGGGCAGATCTTTCAGGCCTATTAGCAGGAGGCGTTGTCACAGGCCTCGTGCTCGGTATAGCTCTCCAGCCAGTGCTAAGCAACTTCTTCGCAGGCCTGCTAATCATGGCTACAAGGATGGTTGAGGTGGGCAGTAGAGCAAGAATACTATCCACCTCTATACCGTTCTCCCCAGCAGTTCTACCAGCTTATAAGTATTTCTCAGCAGACTTCATAGAGGCTGGCTTTAAAGGAACTATAGTAGATATAAATTTCTTCTATACTAGAATGGTTACTGATGAAGGTAGGAAGATAAAGATCCCAAATATCGTTTTGATGAATTCAACCATCATAGACTATACACCCGAGTTCTCCAAGAGAGAGGTTATTAATCTAAGGGTTGAGATGCCCTTAGCAAACACAGATCTAGAGTTGCTTGAAGACATGATTAGAGAGGCTTTAAAAGGCTTCCAAATAGAGGCTGGCCCCTACTTCAATGAGCAGTCTGATAAGGATCACGTTATAGTTATGATTAAATTAGCTGTACCTGCTGGAGAGGATTGGAGAAGAGTTAAATCCGAGGCTCTTAAAAGGCTTCTCATACTTAGAAAAAGGATTATCGAGGCATCTACATTGCAGAGAAGCGCTGTCCAAAGCTGATGAGGATCAGAGCCTCCTATAATATTTAGGGCTATTAGCTAGATATCTTGGTGGCTTCGATGGATTTCACAATATCGGAAGATCAGCAGCTGATGATCAAGGCTGTTAGAGAGTATCTATTGAAGGAGGTATCCCCTAGGTATAGGGAGATCGAGTATCAAGGACGTATGCCCAGAGAACTCTTCAAAGGCCTAGCATCGCAGGGGATATTAACGCCAAATATATCACAGGACTACGGAGGCCCAGGGCTTTCATGGCTTAGTTCAGCGATGATTATGAGGGAGGTTGGGTACTTCGATCCAGGTATGAGCCTGGCTGTATATATAGTCGTTAATAACGTGTGGGCAAAGATGATCGAGATATACGGCTCTGAAGAGCTTAAGGAAGAGGTTGTTGCAAAAGTTGCCAGGGGAGAGCGTTTCCTCGGCATAGCCTCTACAGAGCCCCATGGGGGGAGCGATGTAGCTAATATAAAGACATTAGCACTGCCTATCGGCGATCACTATGTGATAAACGGTGAGAAGGTATATATAAGCGGTGTTAAAGAGGCGAGGGAGTGGGGAGGAGGCTACTTCCTACTAGCAAAGACTAGGCAGGAGAGGAGCCATACAGCGATATCGGCATTCTACCTACCAATAGATGCTGATGGCATCGAGATAGGGCTCTTCGAGACTATGGGGAGG is part of the Sulfolobales archaeon genome and encodes:
- a CDS encoding mechanosensitive ion channel family protein, with the translated sequence MRRVVYIAIIAIIISYIIYNIKDIINRVAPQIEIPENITIALKAVAVALAIIWVVTAIASTIRERLSPIMGNKVYHISSLIKITGYIIAIIAAIGIAGADLSGLLAGGVVTGLVLGIALQPVLSNFFAGLLIMATRMVEVGSRARILSTSIPFSPAVLPAYKYFSADFIEAGFKGTIVDINFFYTRMVTDEGRKIKIPNIVLMNSTIIDYTPEFSKREVINLRVEMPLANTDLELLEDMIREALKGFQIEAGPYFNEQSDKDHVIVMIKLAVPAGEDWRRVKSEALKRLLILRKRIIEASTLQRSAVQS
- a CDS encoding acyl-CoA dehydrogenase family protein — protein: MDFTISEDQQLMIKAVREYLLKEVSPRYREIEYQGRMPRELFKGLASQGILTPNISQDYGGPGLSWLSSAMIMREVGYFDPGMSLAVYIVVNNVWAKMIEIYGSEELKEEVVAKVARGERFLGIASTEPHGGSDVANIKTLALPIGDHYVINGEKVYISGVKEAREWGGGYFLLAKTRQERSHTAISAFYLPIDADGIEIGLFETMGRIGISTGSLRLREVRIPRRYLIGEEGKGFIYATEGFTRARTLIGAASIGSAMRVFDEVVEFVKNREAFGWPLARYEAIQFKLAEIWAELEATWNLVLKAAWALDLYSENKISRSEVFKLSAASKYLAVEKSFKAIVELTQMLGGLGYTRESIAESALRGVFSYMAGAEGAPNIMKMIIAREILGREYRPTPL